TCTATTCGAAACGTAAATATACGTAACAATTTTATTATAGCACACATATCAGAACATACGTTCATAAATACATAATTTTTTGTTAATGATGCCGAATGTCGATGGCTTTGCTTTATGTAAAGCGATTCGCTCTTTTTATGATATTCCCGTATGAATGCTGACAGCAAGGGAGAACTTGAAGGTAAAGCGAAAGGCTTTGCAGCCGGTACAGATGACTATGTCACAAAACCATTTGAGCATAAGGAACTGATTTTTTCGAATAAAAGCCTTGCTTCGCCGCAGCGCTTTTATAAAGAGGAGCGAGCACGGACGCCGGGAAATGGAAGTACCGGCTTGGGATTCGTGATTGGGAAAAATCATCGATCTGCATGGCGGAGAGATCGATGTGGAAATGGGTCCGGAAAAGGGACAAAAGTGATCGTTTACTTAAAATAGCGAGGGAACGTTCATTACTCCAGCCCCCAGGGTGCTGCTTTTCCGGGTTTCCGAAAAGAGTAAAGAGCGAAAACGAGCGCCAGTATCACAAGCATGCTTCCGGCCCAAGCGGTGGCTTCCACAGATGTTTGTTGGACGACGAGTCCGCCGAACGCGGAGCCAGCGGCGATGCCGAACTGTAAGGCGGATGTGTTCACACTTTGTTGGATGTCTGATGTTTCCGGCGCCGTCTGAATGAGGTAGCTTTGCTGGGCCGGGGCGATGGACCAGCTTAACATCCCCCATATGACAAGCACGAGTGGAAACAGCATGGAAGAATGAGTGGAGAGCGGCAGGAGAAACAAAACAATTGCGAACAAGATGATAAACGAAATGACGGTCTTTTGAGGACCGATGCGATCGGTCAACCATCCACCGACCCCGCCCCCGGTCACCGCGGAGATGCCAAATACGAAAAAGGCAACACTCACCCAAAACGGTTCCAACCCCAATGTAGCTTCCAGAAATGGGGCGAAATACCCGTAAAGCGTGTAATGGCCGGCGAGAATCAGCAACGTTACGATGTGGGCACTGAAGATTTTTTTACTTTTTAACGATGCGATTTGTTGCCGCAGAGAGGTGATATGCTCGGGTTTGATTGGCTCCAGAAAATAAAAGATGATCACTCCCGCGATCAAGGTTAGAAGCGCGATTAATAGAAATAACATCCGCCAACCAAACAGATCACCGACGAGCACCCCGATCGGTACACCTAATACAAGGGAAGAGCTCACCCCCATCGTAATAATCCCGATGCTGCGGGAACGATACTCGGGCTTGACGATTTTTGGAGCGATCGTGAGCGACAGAACGGTGATTAAGGCAGCACTCATCGCCGTTACCACTCGAACGGTAATAAGCATTTCAAAATTAGGGCTTACGTAAGCAAGGAGGTTTGCAAAAAAGAAAACGGCAAGCGCGCCCAAATATAAACGTTTTCGCTCGATTTTTGTTGTGAGAGACAGCAACACGGGACCCGAGATGGCAAATGTTAGGGCAAACACCGTGATCAGCTGGCCGGCCGCCCCAACGGATACATTTAAATCCTCGGCGATGAACGGCAATATTCCCCCGATAATTAATTCAACCATGCCGACGACGAATGCAGCTATGGCAAGTACAAAAACACGAAAATCCATGATTGTTGATCCTCTTTTTCTACGTTGGTAACTGCTCTATTTTAGCGCAAGCACCGAACGATCACAACAATCAAGGTTTTGCAATAAATCTTTCCGGGTACTTATAAAATAGGAAAATTACCCGGAAGAACAGGAGAGTGTAACAATGAGAGCGGTTGGATTTTATGAAAGCTTACCCATTACAGAGGAAAAAAGTCTACAAGATGTGGAAGTGGAGAAACCGAAGGCCACAGGAAAAGACATCCTCGTGCGTGTTCAAGCGATTTCGGTGAACCCGGTGGATACAAAACAACGGCGGGGCGCCCCTCCGACTAGTTCGGATCCGAAGATTCTCGGCTGGGATGTCGCGGGCGTCGTTGAAGAAGTCGGCAGCGATGTAGAGCTTTTTTCGATTGGTGATGAGGTTTATTACGCGGGAAGCGTGACGAGAGCAGGAGGCAACAGTGATTATCACGTGGTCGATGAGCGAATCGTCGGCAAAAAGCCCGAAACCCTGGACTTTGCAGAGGCTGCAGCGTTGCCGCTCACGACGATTACCGCTTGGGAAGCACTGTTTGAACGTATGAAGCTCTCGCTGGATCCGTCGACGAATAAAGGGAAACGCATATTAATTATCGGCGCCGCCGGCGGGGTCGGTTCGATTGCCGTGCAACTCGCGAAACTGGCAGGCCTATACGTTATTGGGACAGCGTCCCGAAAAGAAACGGTTAATTGGGCAAAAAACACTGGCGCCGATGAAACCATTAATCATTACGAGCCGTTCCGCCAGCAACTGCAAGGGAGCGTCGACTACATTTTTTGCTTGAATAATACCGATCAGCATTGGGAAAACATGGGAGAAGCGCTGGCGCCCCAAGGCTACATCGTGAGCATTGTGGAAGCAGAGGAAAACCACGATCTTAATGTACTTAAAAATAAAAGTGCTTCTTTTTCCTACGAATTTATGTTTACGCGTTCGATGTTTGAGACCGAAGACATGATCGAACAGCATCACCTTTTAAATGAAGTAAGAAAGTTGGTCGACGAAGGAAAAATCCATACGACGTTAACGGATCGTGGAGGCCCGGTCAATGCTGAAAACCTTCGAGCTGCCCATGAAAAAATCGAAAGCGGCAAAACAATCGGGAAAATCGTCTTGGAAAACGATTAGTAGATAGCCTCAATCAGTCTATTTGAGGCGACATGGGAGGAACGAGACATGTATGATTACATCATGATTGGCGGCGGTATCGTGGGTCTAGCGGCAACGAAAGCGCTCCACGATCAGCAACCGAACGCAAAAATCCTTCTATTGGAAAAAGAAAAGGAAGTGGCCGCGCACCAAACCGGTCATAATAGCGGGGTGATTCATTCCGGCATTTATTATAAACCGGGGAGTTTGAAAGCGAATTTTGCCACCGCCGGCAATCGGTCGATGAAAGATTTTTGCCGAGATCACGACATTCATTTTGAAACATGCGGAAAGGCGATCGTGGCAACTGAAGAGGAAGAGCTCCCCGTCATGGAGCATTTATATAAGCGTGGCCACCAAAATGGATTGGCAGTCGAAAAGTTGAATAGAGAGGAACTGGCGCAGGCTGAACCTCATGTCCGTGGGTTAGCCGCGCTTCGCATCCCGAGTGCCGGCATCGTCGATTTTAAAACCGTGACAAATAGACTCGCGGCGCTCGCTGAAGAAAGGGGGGCACAAGTACAACTGGGTGCCGAAGTTACCAACATCTCAGAAAAAGAAACCCATGTCAGCGTGGAGACTTCGAAGGGTTCTTTTACAGGAAAATATATTATTAACTGCGCCGGCTTACATAGCGATCGCGTTGCACGTCTGGGCGGATATCACACGGATATGAAAATTGTGCCGTTTCGTGGAGAGTACTATCAATTAAGGCCGGACAAGCGCAGTCTCGTAAACCACTTGGTCTATCCCGTCCCCAATCCCGATTTTCCGTTTCTCGGCGTTCATTTTACCCGGATGAGCAATGGGGAAGTGGAAGCCGGCCCGAACGCGGTGCCCGGATTGAATCGGGAAGGCTATCGAAAAAAAGATATAAACCTGCGTGATACGGTTGAAGTACTGACGTATGAAGGTTTCTGGCGTATCGCTCGTCAATATGCCAAAACAGGCATTGAAGAAATGACGCGGTCGATGAGCAAGGGAAAATTCGTCAAAGGTTTACAGAAATTGATCCCTGACGTACAAGCAGAGGATCTCGTCCCGGCGCCTGCCGGTGTGAGAGCTCAGGCTTTATCCAACGACGGGAAACTGATCGACGATTTTATGTTTATTAAAGGCAAAAGAAGTCTACACGTATGTAACGCGCCGTCCCCGGCTGCGACCGCCTCTCTTGAAATTGGGAAGATAATCGCGCGGCAACTCTCTTAATGAAGTCAAAGGGGGATCTCGTATTAGACAAGCGCTCAAAAAAATCAACGTCGTCTATACTGTGCCGGCGATTGTTTTGTTTTCCCTGACGGTATGGGGGCTTAAGTTCCCGGAGCAGATGGAAGAAACGATGTTGGGGCTGATGCATATACTCATTGAATCAGTTGGTTCTTTCTTTGTGGTCGCCACAGTTATTTTTATCGGGATTTGCTTTTATCTCGGTTTTGGGCGTTATCGTCATATGAAACTTGGTAAGGAAGGAGACAAGCCGGAATATAATTACTATTCGTGGATCGGTTTGTTGTTTGGCGCCGGAATGGGTGTCGGCCTGCTATTTTGGGCGGTTGCGGAACCCTTGTCCCATTATGTCGAACCACCGCCCGGCATGGACGCGGAGACACAATCAGTGGCAGAAGCCGGTTTATTATATAGTGTTTTTCATTGGGGGATTCACCCTTGGGCGATTTACGCTACGGTGGCGCTTGGTTTGGCCATTGCAAAATTTAAAAAAGACCTACCCGGGTTGATCAGCTCTGTTTTCCATCCGCTCCTTGGTGATCGTATCCATGGTGGCGCCGGGAAAACAATTGACATCATCGCGATTATCGGAACAACCATTGGGGTCGCCACAACCCTCGGCTTGAGCACTATGCAATTGGCGGGCGGCCTATCCGAAGTGTTTGGGCTTGAAAATACCCTCTTGTTGCAAATGTCGATCATCACGATTATTACCGTGGTCTTTCTCACTTCGGCCGTCACAGGTATCAACCGCGGTATGCTTTATCTAAGTGTCACCAGCCTGACATTGGCCGCCATTTTAATGATCGTTATCTTTTTATTAGGTCCTACGCTATTTTTAAGCGAGTATGTGACGAGCATGACAGGCGAATATGTGGCGAGTTTCATCCCACTCACATTTGAGACGATGCCATATGCGGACAATGAATGGTTGGGAGAATGGACATTTTTTTACTGGGCGTGGTTGATTTCCTGGAGTCCTTTTGTAGGCACATTTATCGCTCGCGTCTCTCGGGGCCGTACGTTGCAAGAATTTGTCATCGGGGTATTGTTCGTGCCTGCCTTTACATCGCTCATTTGGATTGTGGTTTTTGGCGGCACCGGCATCCATTTGGAACATATTCTCGGCGCGGATCTGGCAGAAACAGTGGTAGAAAGACCCGAAAGCGGGCTCTTTCTTATCTTGGAATCCCTGCCGTTCAACTTAATATTGAGCATAACGACCTTAATTGTCATTACGATTTTCTTTGTAACCTCAGCAAACTCCGCGACATATGTGCTCGGAGTGTTCTCCAGTAAAGGGGATTTTGATCCAAAAAACAAGGTGCTCATTACATGGGGGCTGCTCATTTCTGCGATTGCGGCAACCTTTTTGTTCACCGGAGGATTGGACGGTCTTGAAGCCATGGCGATCACAGCCGGTCTTCCGTTTGCGCTGTTAATCGTTGTGATGGTTTTTGCCATTTATCGCTATTTTCGCAAGGAGGGAGAAGCAAGGTAGAAAATAGTGGTCGTTGGCTACTTCTACCATTCGAAAAAGTATCAAACTCATCGTAACGACCGTGTAGCTGATCGCGGCTAATGTGAAGGTTGGAAAATGCGCGTTATTTTCATGGGGCAGTTCTTTTTGTAGCACGTTCAATATCATCGCCCCGGAAATAAAGGCGAAAATGATAGATAGAGTCAAAGGCGACAGCGACAGCCACATGCCCGCTAACCAGCCGACCACAATCCCCATTGCCAAAATGTACCTTCCCACACGGTTATAACTATTCTATCCTCTCGCCATAGATCATGGGCAACCGCGACAAAGTGAAGACCGATCGCCGTCGAATGAAACGTCGCCTGCAAGCCTTCTACTGCCGATGAAATGACAACAAAAGCAATCAACATATTATACACGGCGAAAAATCCGATTTGCACCCAAAAAAACGGCCCCCCCTCCTTCTCTATTTTCGTATTTACGTTGGGAGACTTCCTCTGCTTTCTTAATGCTGTAAAACGTTAACAGACCGATGAGTCCAAAAAAATAAAGTTCTGATTCCATCACAAATTCTTCGGCCTGCTCTCCCAATTCTTGCTGTTCTTCATGTAAAGAAGGAAGCACATAGACAAAAACATAAGAGACGGCTATCCCGACCGAGAAAGAAAGCATCGTAAACGACCAACTTGGGAGGTTGGAATGATGTGATTCGTGAGTAAGTGAATCGCAATGAATAAGATTCCTGTAATGACAGTCGCTATTGTCACACTTTCCCTCCTTCACTGCTATTCTCAGTTGGACTCATTTGGATTATACTATAAGAAGCGTTCGACCAGCATTTTATGGAACTATGAATTAGGATAAAACAACGGAACGACATAGAAGTAATAGATAAATATTTAGAACGTCTGACGATGAGGAGGAGCCGAGACTTGAATCATTATGCGAAAAAAATCGCTCACATTATTGATACAGTTGAAAAAGTAGTCGTCGGCAAGCGGCAGGCGATTGTGTTAACGTTAACGGCACTGCTTGCTCGCCGGCATGTGCTCATCGAGGATGTTCCCGGTGTTGGGAAAACAATGCTCGTAAAGGCGATAGCCCGCGTGACGGGAGCAGACTTCAAACGAATTCAATTCACCCCTGATTTACTTCCTTCCGATGTTACAGGGGTATCCATCTATAATCAGCATACAAACGCATTTGAATTTCGAGCGGGCCCGGTGCTGAGCCATATTTTGCTTGCAGATGAAATAAACCGTACATCACCGAAAACACAATCCGCGCTTTTGGAAGCGATGGAAGAAGGTAATGTGACCGTGGATGGGTATACCTACGAGTTGTATGAGCCGTTCTTTGTCATGGCGACACAAAATCCGATTGAGCATGGGGGTACCTATCCATTGCCCGAAGCACAACTGGATCGCTTTTTATTTCAAATAACGTTAGGGTATCCGAGCCAAGAGGAAGAATTGGACATGCTGGAACGCATGGGGAATGGCCACCCCATTGCCGAACTGCCGGCAGTTGTTGATATACGGGATGTCCGACAAATGCAAAGGGAAGTTCCGAACGTGTTTGTCAGCGAGGCGGTCAAACAGTACATTGTTGCCATTGTGCGTGAAACGAGAAACCTCGATCAAGTGGAGCTTGGCGTCAGCCCGAGAGGGACGATCGCGTTGCTGCGTGCCGCCCAAAGCTATGCGTATGTACAGGGGATGCCATACGTTCGTCCGGATGATGTGAAATTGTTGGCACCGTATGTGTTAGGGCACAGGCTAATCTTGGAAAGTGACGTGCTCGGTCCGCAAGGACAAGCACACACCTTGATCGAACGCATGCTCACTCGGATCGTTGTGCCGGTGACAAGAAAGGATATTGTCAAATGAAACATAGGTGGCGGCAGCTAATACGTGTGATTGCCGTACTTTTTTTGCTCGCGATTCTTTTTTGGTACGCGATGGTCCAGGGTGGTTTTGTAAGCTGGTTTCTTTTTTATAGCATATCGGTATTATTGCTGGCGGGGTTTTCTGTGGCAGCTTTCCCCCTTCGCTTTTTGCGCGCAGAACGTTCGATGACGAATCGACATCTGTCCCAAGGGGAAACGATTAAGGTTCAGGTAAGCATTTATAAAACGAGGCGATGGCCTTGTTTTTTCGTAGGGGTTCGTGATCGGCCTCCCCGGGGATTAACACTTGAAAGCGATCCGGGTGCTTTCTTTTTCATGTTGTTTTCACGGAAAAAAACTTATAGCTATCTTGTAAAAGCAGAAAAACGCGGTTCCTATACGTTTGATGCTTTACATGTGGAAAGTGGAGACCCTTTCGGGTTTTTGAAAAGTGATAAATATTTAGCTGCAATGAGTGAAATGCTCGTGTATCCGCGTATCAAACCATTGCCTTTCAACCTTCGAAACGAACGAGGTCGAAGGGCGAATACCGATCGCGCCGGCACTCAACGGTTGAGCCATGAGAAGTCGTCCAATTTTTTCGGTGTTCGTGAATATGTCGTCGGCGACCGCCTGTCAAGCATCGATTGGAAAGTTTCTGCCCGTCTCGGAAGCTTGGCAACGAAAGAATTTGATACGGAAGAAGGAAAAGGCTTTACGATTTTGATCGATACGCGAGCCTGCAGTGAACAAAACTTTGAAGCGGCTGTCGAATGGGCGGCTGCCAGTGTGAATGGTGTGTATGAAAAGCGTTCACGTTTAAATTTTGCCGCTTTGGGGGCAAAAATGGTTGTTACGCCAACAGGAAATAATCGTTCTCATATGCGTCAAGTGATGAAGGAACTGGCAAAAATCGAACCGTCGTTATCGAATGCCTCGGGCGAGTCCTCGAAGGCTCGGGAACCTTTGCCGAATACGTTCCGTTTTTTACAAACAGTCATCTATGCAGTTCCTGACATGAACACTGCTGTATTGCAAGAGATAAGGTACTTGCAGCAACAAGGATTTAATATTCTTGTTTTATATAATGAGCGGGAAGCTGTCCAACTCCCTTGGAAACAACGAGGAGTCCACTCATTCGCGATGCCGATAAAGTGAAACTTCCATCAGAGGGGGTTTTCCTCTGATGGTTTTAAGGAACGCCGGCTAAAACCGCCACGTCCTGTGTGTCGGAACAATCGGGGTGTTAGTCGCCCGTTTTTCCGGATATCAGACCTCGGAAGTCGGAAGCCCATTCTTCGCTTCCTGAAAAAGACCTTTTCCGACCTCTGGCCTCTGAAATCAGACTTCCGGAATTACGGTGCTTACCACCGGGATATATGAAGGAAGGAGGCGCCATTAATCGCACGTTTTATCTTTTTATTAAAACACCCTCAGGAAGGGATTGCCTACGTGCTCGCGTATTTCATGGTGGCAGAATGGTTGTATCCATTGCCGCAAATTAGCGATACCGGCTTTTTACCGTTCTTCCTTTTTATCGCCGCGATTTTCTTT
The Salicibibacter kimchii DNA segment above includes these coding regions:
- a CDS encoding BCCT family transporter is translated as MPAIVLFSLTVWGLKFPEQMEETMLGLMHILIESVGSFFVVATVIFIGICFYLGFGRYRHMKLGKEGDKPEYNYYSWIGLLFGAGMGVGLLFWAVAEPLSHYVEPPPGMDAETQSVAEAGLLYSVFHWGIHPWAIYATVALGLAIAKFKKDLPGLISSVFHPLLGDRIHGGAGKTIDIIAIIGTTIGVATTLGLSTMQLAGGLSEVFGLENTLLLQMSIITIITVVFLTSAVTGINRGMLYLSVTSLTLAAILMIVIFLLGPTLFLSEYVTSMTGEYVASFIPLTFETMPYADNEWLGEWTFFYWAWLISWSPFVGTFIARVSRGRTLQEFVIGVLFVPAFTSLIWIVVFGGTGIHLEHILGADLAETVVERPESGLFLILESLPFNLILSITTLIVITIFFVTSANSATYVLGVFSSKGDFDPKNKVLITWGLLISAIAATFLFTGGLDGLEAMAITAGLPFALLIVVMVFAIYRYFRKEGEAR
- a CDS encoding zinc-binding alcohol dehydrogenase family protein — protein: MRAVGFYESLPITEEKSLQDVEVEKPKATGKDILVRVQAISVNPVDTKQRRGAPPTSSDPKILGWDVAGVVEEVGSDVELFSIGDEVYYAGSVTRAGGNSDYHVVDERIVGKKPETLDFAEAAALPLTTITAWEALFERMKLSLDPSTNKGKRILIIGAAGGVGSIAVQLAKLAGLYVIGTASRKETVNWAKNTGADETINHYEPFRQQLQGSVDYIFCLNNTDQHWENMGEALAPQGYIVSIVEAEENHDLNVLKNKSASFSYEFMFTRSMFETEDMIEQHHLLNEVRKLVDEGKIHTTLTDRGGPVNAENLRAAHEKIESGKTIGKIVLEND
- a CDS encoding AAA family ATPase; the protein is MNHYAKKIAHIIDTVEKVVVGKRQAIVLTLTALLARRHVLIEDVPGVGKTMLVKAIARVTGADFKRIQFTPDLLPSDVTGVSIYNQHTNAFEFRAGPVLSHILLADEINRTSPKTQSALLEAMEEGNVTVDGYTYELYEPFFVMATQNPIEHGGTYPLPEAQLDRFLFQITLGYPSQEEELDMLERMGNGHPIAELPAVVDIRDVRQMQREVPNVFVSEAVKQYIVAIVRETRNLDQVELGVSPRGTIALLRAAQSYAYVQGMPYVRPDDVKLLAPYVLGHRLILESDVLGPQGQAHTLIERMLTRIVVPVTRKDIVK
- the lhgO gene encoding L-2-hydroxyglutarate oxidase is translated as MYDYIMIGGGIVGLAATKALHDQQPNAKILLLEKEKEVAAHQTGHNSGVIHSGIYYKPGSLKANFATAGNRSMKDFCRDHDIHFETCGKAIVATEEEELPVMEHLYKRGHQNGLAVEKLNREELAQAEPHVRGLAALRIPSAGIVDFKTVTNRLAALAEERGAQVQLGAEVTNISEKETHVSVETSKGSFTGKYIINCAGLHSDRVARLGGYHTDMKIVPFRGEYYQLRPDKRSLVNHLVYPVPNPDFPFLGVHFTRMSNGEVEAGPNAVPGLNREGYRKKDINLRDTVEVLTYEGFWRIARQYAKTGIEEMTRSMSKGKFVKGLQKLIPDVQAEDLVPAPAGVRAQALSNDGKLIDDFMFIKGKRSLHVCNAPSPAATASLEIGKIIARQLS
- a CDS encoding MFS transporter; amino-acid sequence: MDFRVFVLAIAAFVVGMVELIIGGILPFIAEDLNVSVGAAGQLITVFALTFAISGPVLLSLTTKIERKRLYLGALAVFFFANLLAYVSPNFEMLITVRVVTAMSAALITVLSLTIAPKIVKPEYRSRSIGIITMGVSSSLVLGVPIGVLVGDLFGWRMLFLLIALLTLIAGVIIFYFLEPIKPEHITSLRQQIASLKSKKIFSAHIVTLLILAGHYTLYGYFAPFLEATLGLEPFWVSVAFFVFGISAVTGGGVGGWLTDRIGPQKTVISFIILFAIVLFLLPLSTHSSMLFPLVLVIWGMLSWSIAPAQQSYLIQTAPETSDIQQSVNTSALQFGIAAGSAFGGLVVQQTSVEATAWAGSMLVILALVFALYSFRKPGKAAPWGLE
- a CDS encoding DUF58 domain-containing protein gives rise to the protein MKHRWRQLIRVIAVLFLLAILFWYAMVQGGFVSWFLFYSISVLLLAGFSVAAFPLRFLRAERSMTNRHLSQGETIKVQVSIYKTRRWPCFFVGVRDRPPRGLTLESDPGAFFFMLFSRKKTYSYLVKAEKRGSYTFDALHVESGDPFGFLKSDKYLAAMSEMLVYPRIKPLPFNLRNERGRRANTDRAGTQRLSHEKSSNFFGVREYVVGDRLSSIDWKVSARLGSLATKEFDTEEGKGFTILIDTRACSEQNFEAAVEWAAASVNGVYEKRSRLNFAALGAKMVVTPTGNNRSHMRQVMKELAKIEPSLSNASGESSKAREPLPNTFRFLQTVIYAVPDMNTAVLQEIRYLQQQGFNILVLYNEREAVQLPWKQRGVHSFAMPIK